The following proteins come from a genomic window of Gemmatimonadota bacterium:
- a CDS encoding ABC transporter permease, translating into MSVEWFVASRYLRARGRSRFRSLISLLAVGGVVVGVASAIVVLGVMNGFSKEVRGRIVGTNAHVVLLDPEERGIESPEVVVSAVEEVEGVVAAVPFVYGKVMISTAREAEGAVLRGMDRAAESLVTEVPGSIFPENAELGRRAETDLDELPGIVLGVGLAASLRAGIGETVSVMVPTVRRRGIPRMRSFVVTGLFESGMHEYDSALALTSIESAAEALDSAGRATGILVRVTDMDDAPAIGERIVSEIADPPLWANDWIRQNRQLFLWMRIEKIVGYLLFGVILVVASFLIASTLIMIVLEKTREIGVLMAVGMARRSIRRLFVLEGAAIGGTGTVLGCLTGWLACAGLDRYRLTLPGDVYFIETLPVELWWGDLVIVAMLAFAVSVLSALYPSWRASRLVPAEAIRYE; encoded by the coding sequence ATGAGCGTCGAGTGGTTCGTCGCGTCGCGATATCTTCGTGCCCGGGGGCGGTCACGGTTTCGCTCGCTGATCAGCCTCCTTGCGGTGGGCGGCGTGGTCGTGGGGGTGGCTTCGGCTATTGTGGTCCTCGGGGTGATGAACGGCTTCAGCAAGGAAGTGCGCGGACGAATCGTAGGAACCAATGCTCATGTCGTGCTGCTGGATCCGGAGGAGCGGGGAATCGAGTCGCCGGAAGTCGTGGTCTCTGCGGTGGAGGAGGTAGAGGGAGTGGTCGCGGCGGTTCCTTTCGTGTACGGAAAGGTGATGATCTCGACGGCCAGAGAGGCCGAAGGCGCGGTCCTTCGCGGGATGGATCGCGCGGCGGAGAGCCTCGTGACGGAAGTGCCGGGCAGCATTTTCCCCGAGAACGCGGAACTCGGGCGACGAGCGGAAACCGACCTGGACGAACTTCCGGGAATCGTTCTGGGAGTGGGTCTTGCGGCCTCCTTGCGTGCCGGAATCGGCGAGACCGTCTCGGTCATGGTGCCGACCGTTCGCAGGCGCGGGATTCCGCGGATGCGCTCATTTGTGGTCACCGGTCTCTTCGAGTCCGGAATGCACGAATACGACTCAGCCCTGGCGCTCACCTCCATTGAGAGCGCGGCGGAAGCGCTGGACTCGGCGGGCCGCGCGACCGGAATCCTCGTGCGTGTGACCGACATGGACGACGCGCCGGCAATCGGCGAGCGCATTGTCTCGGAGATTGCCGACCCGCCACTCTGGGCGAACGACTGGATCCGGCAGAACCGCCAGCTCTTCCTGTGGATGCGGATCGAGAAGATCGTCGGATATCTGCTGTTCGGTGTGATCCTCGTGGTGGCGTCCTTTCTGATTGCGTCCACCCTCATCATGATCGTGCTGGAGAAGACACGGGAGATCGGCGTTCTCATGGCGGTCGGCATGGCGCGGCGGTCCATCCGTCGTCTGTTCGTTCTCGAAGGAGCGGCCATCGGCGGGACAGGGACGGTTCTGGGCTGCCTGACCGGTTGGCTGGCTTGCGCGGGGCTGGACCGGTACCGCCTCACGCTTCCGGGCGATGTGTACTTCATCGAGACGCTTCCGGTGGAGCTTTGGTGGGGTGATCTCGTGATCGTCGCGATGCTGGCATTTGCGGTTTCGGTGCTTTCTGCTCTCTACCCGTCGTGGCGGGCCTCCCGACTCGTTCCGGCGGAGGCGATCCGTTATGAGTAG
- the lysS gene encoding lysine--tRNA ligase, with protein MTDAPGAAPMSSESDQVLARLDKRRRLEEAGVDPYPGGYDITHTSTQAVSAFEAEGEGVPVRIAGRVMSRRKMGKATFLHLQDRDGRIQAYCRKDAVGEEPYALMSLLDIGDFAGIAGTMFRTRTGEATVQVESWRFLAKAQRPLPEKWHGVRDKEIRFRQRYLDLAMNEEARVVFRARSRMISAMRRVLDAKDFLEVETPVLQPLYGGANARPFRTEHNALGVTLYLRIADELYLKRCLVGGLDRVYEFGKDFRNEGMDRTHQPEFTQLEAYQAYGNYEDGMSLVEELVAAGAEAACGSTVVEWGGRTLDFGRPWERVSYLTILSEAAGRDLSSLEEGPIREACQAHGIEYEGDPTAAVMLDDLFSRIVQPELLDPTFVIDHPKLMSPLAKGKPGSPHLVERYEPIVCGMEVGNGFSELNDPQEQRARFEDQLKRARRDEDTMVLDEPFLCALEHGMPPASGLGLGIDRLAMILSGADQIREVILFPQMRPEKGEE; from the coding sequence ATGACCGATGCGCCGGGAGCCGCGCCAATGAGTTCCGAAAGCGATCAGGTGCTTGCGCGCCTTGACAAGCGGCGCCGTCTCGAAGAAGCGGGCGTGGACCCTTATCCCGGTGGATATGACATCACGCACACTTCCACGCAGGCGGTGAGTGCGTTTGAAGCGGAAGGAGAAGGGGTTCCCGTGCGGATCGCGGGGCGGGTGATGTCGCGCCGAAAGATGGGCAAGGCCACCTTCCTGCACTTGCAGGACCGGGACGGGCGCATTCAGGCGTACTGTCGAAAGGACGCGGTAGGCGAGGAGCCTTATGCGCTGATGAGCCTGCTCGACATTGGGGACTTCGCCGGAATCGCCGGGACGATGTTTCGCACGCGTACCGGAGAGGCCACCGTTCAGGTGGAAAGCTGGCGCTTCCTTGCAAAGGCACAAAGGCCGCTGCCGGAGAAGTGGCATGGTGTCCGGGACAAGGAGATACGGTTCCGTCAGCGATACCTGGATCTTGCCATGAACGAAGAGGCACGCGTCGTCTTTCGGGCGCGCTCACGAATGATCTCGGCCATGCGGCGTGTGCTGGACGCGAAGGACTTTCTGGAAGTGGAGACGCCGGTACTCCAGCCGCTCTATGGCGGAGCCAATGCACGGCCGTTCCGGACGGAGCACAACGCGCTGGGCGTCACGCTGTACCTGCGAATCGCGGATGAACTCTATCTGAAGCGATGTCTCGTGGGCGGGTTGGACCGCGTCTATGAGTTTGGCAAGGACTTCCGAAACGAAGGCATGGACCGCACACACCAGCCCGAGTTTACGCAACTGGAAGCGTATCAGGCTTATGGGAACTACGAGGACGGGATGTCGCTGGTGGAAGAACTCGTGGCGGCCGGAGCCGAGGCCGCGTGTGGAAGTACCGTGGTGGAATGGGGCGGTCGCACGCTGGACTTCGGGAGGCCGTGGGAGCGCGTGTCGTATCTGACCATTCTCTCGGAGGCGGCAGGGCGGGATCTCTCCTCGCTGGAGGAAGGGCCGATCCGGGAAGCCTGCCAGGCGCACGGAATCGAGTATGAGGGAGACCCTACCGCCGCGGTGATGCTGGACGACCTCTTCTCCCGGATTGTGCAGCCTGAACTGCTGGATCCGACCTTTGTGATCGATCACCCGAAGCTCATGTCGCCTCTGGCGAAGGGGAAGCCGGGTTCGCCGCATCTGGTGGAACGATACGAACCCATTGTGTGCGGGATGGAGGTCGGGAACGGTTTCTCTGAGCTGAACGACCCTCAGGAGCAGCGCGCCCGGTTTGAGGATCAACTGAAGCGCGCCCGACGCGATGAGGACACGATGGTGCTCGACGAGCCGTTCCTATGCGCGCTGGAACACGGGATGCCACCGGCCTCCGGGCTGGGCCTGGGCATTGATCGGCTGGCCATGATTCTCTCCGGGGCGGACCAGATTCGAGAGGTCATTCTTTTCCCGCAGATGCGTCCGGAGAAGGGGGAAGAATGA
- the prfB gene encoding peptide chain release factor 2 (programmed frameshift) → MHDDLGKTLEGFQKRIADLRGFLDLPTREKRIAKLEEQTSAEGFWNDSAKAQRLLREMKRERNWVEQLTSVASRCEELELLLEMAREEADQDSEREAAEGAVALEEDLKALEVRSLFRDEDDRRDGILTVHPGAGGVDSQDWAEMLFRMYLRWAERRGFEVEIVDQSPGEEAGLKSASAIIRGDYAFGYMKVERGVHRLVRISPFDAQSRRHTSFASVYVYPEADEEVAVEINDQDLKWDTYRASGAGGQHVNKTDSAVRITHLPTNTVVTCQAERSQHRNREMAMHILKSRLYALAKEEDDRKRREIEDAKGEISWGNQIRSYVFQPYTMVKDHRLKVETGNVQAVMNGDIDMFIEAALLQGVGTGVAAGEQEGHS, encoded by the exons ATGCACGACGATCTGGGGAAGACGCTGGAAGGGTTTCAGAAACGAATCGCCGACCTTCGGGGGTTTCTT GACCTCCCCACGCGGGAGAAGAGGATTGCCAAACTGGAGGAGCAGACTTCGGCGGAGGGATTCTGGAACGACTCCGCCAAGGCGCAGCGGCTTCTTCGAGAGATGAAGCGCGAACGCAACTGGGTGGAGCAGTTGACCTCAGTGGCGTCGCGGTGCGAGGAGTTGGAACTTCTTCTGGAGATGGCAAGAGAAGAAGCGGATCAGGACTCCGAGAGAGAAGCGGCCGAAGGCGCGGTGGCGCTCGAGGAAGATCTCAAGGCGCTGGAAGTCCGCAGTCTCTTCCGGGACGAGGACGATCGAAGAGATGGCATCCTGACCGTCCATCCCGGTGCGGGTGGTGTGGACAGCCAGGACTGGGCTGAGATGCTCTTCCGGATGTATCTGCGCTGGGCAGAGCGAAGGGGATTCGAGGTGGAAATCGTGGATCAGTCGCCCGGGGAAGAAGCAGGGCTAAAGAGCGCTTCGGCCATCATCCGCGGAGATTATGCATTTGGTTACATGAAGGTGGAAAGAGGCGTGCATCGACTGGTGAGGATCTCGCCCTTCGATGCGCAGAGCCGTCGGCATACCTCGTTCGCCTCGGTGTATGTCTATCCCGAGGCCGACGAAGAAGTAGCGGTGGAGATCAACGATCAGGATCTGAAGTGGGACACCTACCGCGCCAGCGGTGCGGGCGGGCAGCATGTGAACAAGACCGATTCCGCGGTCCGCATCACGCATCTTCCCACGAACACCGTGGTGACTTGCCAGGCGGAGCGTTCCCAGCACCGGAATCGCGAGATGGCGATGCATATTCTCAAGTCACGCCTGTATGCGCTGGCGAAGGAAGAGGACGATCGAAAGCGCCGGGAAATCGAAGACGCCAAGGGTGAGATTTCGTGGGGCAATCAGATTCGGTCCTATGTGTTTCAGCCGTATACGATGGTGAAGGACCATCGGCTGAAGGTGGAGACCGGCAATGTTCAGGCGGTCATGAACGGAGATATTGATATGTTCATTGAGGCGGCACTTCTGCAGGGAGTCGGGACTGGAGTGGCGGCCGGGGAGCAGGAGGGTCACTCATGA
- the coaE gene encoding dephospho-CoA kinase (Dephospho-CoA kinase (CoaE) performs the final step in coenzyme A biosynthesis.), producing MGTGDRMCVVGVTGGIGAGKSTVAALLAARGARVLDADEIVRELYAGGEVCERVLARFGPEVMAGDGSVDRARLAARVFPDEESRRVLEEIVHPVVRGVVEESLAEWRAAGFAGLAVVDAALLVEARPPYPVDFLLVVEAEASIRLQRLEDRGMSRAEALQRMEAQAEDAERASRADHVLANHGSVEDLAAGVEEFLRKLRRDEKAI from the coding sequence ATGGGCACCGGAGATCGGATGTGCGTCGTGGGCGTTACCGGTGGCATCGGGGCGGGGAAGAGCACCGTCGCGGCGCTTCTCGCGGCGCGTGGTGCGCGCGTACTGGATGCGGACGAGATCGTGCGCGAGCTCTATGCGGGCGGAGAGGTCTGCGAGCGCGTCCTGGCACGCTTCGGCCCGGAGGTGATGGCGGGGGACGGTTCGGTCGATCGGGCCCGCCTGGCCGCAAGGGTGTTTCCGGATGAGGAGAGTCGGCGTGTGCTGGAGGAGATCGTGCACCCGGTAGTGCGGGGCGTGGTGGAAGAATCGCTTGCGGAATGGCGTGCGGCCGGTTTCGCGGGTCTTGCGGTCGTGGACGCCGCACTCCTTGTGGAAGCGAGGCCACCCTACCCGGTGGACTTCCTGCTTGTGGTGGAGGCCGAGGCTTCGATCCGTCTCCAACGACTGGAAGACCGGGGAATGAGCAGGGCGGAGGCTCTTCAGAGAATGGAAGCGCAGGCGGAGGACGCCGAGCGCGCGTCCCGGGCGGATCATGTGCTTGCAAACCACGGGTCCGTGGAGGATCTTGCCGCAGGAGTGGAAGAGTTTCTACGAAAGCTGAGGCGCGACGAAAAGGCCATTTGA